A region of Lacinutrix sp. Hel_I_90 DNA encodes the following proteins:
- a CDS encoding YfcC family protein: protein MKNIKFPSAQSILLIIAALVTLLTWFIPAGKYDMLIYNKTEHLFIQTSTAETKKLPATQGTLDALAIKIPLEKFTNGDIYKAINIPNTYKKLEAKPQGVLEFIKSPIKGIIAAADIIFLVLIIGGLIGIINSTGAFDAGIASLASLLKGNEFLLIILVTVLVAAGGTTFGFAEETIAFYPILIPVFLAAKYDALVGVACIFAGSSIGTMCSTINPFSTIIASDSAGINWTTGLVGRILMLLACLTISIAYIMRYAKRVQRDPTTSIIYEQQQQIAALFGNTSTETVTFTTRLRLALFVFAMCFAIMIFGVVFLDWWFVEMTATFLVGAIVIGVITQIKESDFVDTFVKGAGDLLGVALIIGIARGITVIMADGLISDTMLYYASNVTSGMNKGLFASAMTGIYALLSFFIPSSSGMAVLTMPIMSPLADTVGVGREIVVNAYQYGMGLFYLINPTGLILASLAIVKVGFNKWLKFIMPLFIILVVFTLIVMTVSAYL, encoded by the coding sequence ATGAAGAACATTAAATTTCCATCTGCACAGTCTATTTTACTAATTATCGCTGCATTAGTGACCTTATTAACCTGGTTTATTCCGGCAGGAAAATACGACATGTTAATCTATAATAAAACAGAACATCTTTTCATACAAACCAGCACGGCGGAGACTAAAAAATTACCTGCAACTCAGGGAACCTTAGATGCTTTGGCTATTAAAATTCCATTGGAAAAATTTACTAATGGTGATATTTATAAAGCCATAAACATTCCAAACACTTACAAAAAGCTAGAAGCTAAACCGCAAGGGGTTTTAGAGTTTATTAAATCACCAATAAAAGGAATAATAGCGGCAGCCGATATTATTTTCTTAGTACTAATTATTGGTGGTTTAATTGGGATTATTAATAGCACTGGCGCCTTTGATGCGGGTATTGCTTCTTTAGCTAGCCTTTTAAAGGGTAACGAATTTTTATTAATAATTTTAGTAACTGTTTTAGTTGCTGCAGGAGGAACAACGTTTGGTTTTGCAGAAGAGACCATCGCCTTCTATCCTATTTTAATTCCCGTTTTCTTGGCCGCTAAGTATGATGCTTTGGTTGGTGTTGCTTGCATTTTTGCAGGGTCTTCTATTGGTACTATGTGCTCCACTATTAATCCATTTAGTACTATTATAGCTAGTGATTCTGCAGGTATTAATTGGACCACAGGTTTAGTTGGGCGTATTTTAATGCTTTTAGCGTGCTTGACAATAAGTATAGCCTACATTATGCGTTATGCAAAACGTGTGCAACGCGATCCAACAACTTCTATTATTTACGAGCAACAGCAACAAATTGCTGCATTGTTTGGAAATACAAGCACAGAAACTGTGACATTCACAACACGTTTGCGCTTAGCACTTTTTGTATTCGCGATGTGTTTTGCTATTATGATTTTTGGCGTGGTATTCTTAGACTGGTGGTTTGTAGAAATGACAGCTACTTTTTTAGTAGGGGCTATTGTTATAGGTGTGATTACTCAAATTAAAGAATCAGATTTCGTTGATACGTTTGTAAAAGGTGCAGGCGATTTGTTAGGTGTTGCTCTCATAATTGGTATAGCAAGAGGGATTACAGTTATCATGGCAGACGGCTTGATTAGCGATACGATGTTATATTACGCAAGTAATGTTACCAGTGGTATGAATAAGGGCTTATTTGCTAGCGCAATGACAGGTATTTACGCCCTGCTATCCTTTTTTATCCCAAGTTCCTCTGGCATGGCGGTGTTAACGATGCCTATTATGTCTCCCTTAGCAGATACGGTTGGTGTTGGCAGGGAAATTGTGGTAAATGCTTACCAATATGGTATGGGCTTATTTTATTTAATTAATCCAACAGGTTTAATTCTAGCATCGTTAGCCATAGTAAAAGTAGGATTCAATAAATGGTTAAAATTCATCATGCCTTTGTTTATTATTTTGGTTGTTTTCACTTTAATAGTCATGACGGTTTCTGCGTATTTATAA
- a CDS encoding ABC transporter ATP-binding protein: MIKAENIHKYYDDLHVLKGVNVHIKKGEIVSIVGASGAGKTTLLQILGTLDYIDKSKKATLIIDGVAISNLSEKALAKFRNEHIGFIFQFHQLLPEFTALENVCIPAFIKKTPRAEATTRAKELLDFLGLSHRYDHKPNELSGGEQQRVAVARALINNPSLIFADEPSGNLDSESAENLHNLFFKLRDQFGQTFVIVTHNEELANLADRKLTMVDGKIV, from the coding sequence ATGATAAAAGCTGAAAATATTCACAAATATTACGATGATTTACATGTTTTAAAAGGTGTAAATGTTCATATTAAAAAAGGAGAAATTGTATCTATTGTTGGCGCATCTGGTGCTGGAAAGACGACATTACTTCAAATTTTAGGTACCTTAGACTACATTGATAAAAGCAAAAAAGCGACTTTAATTATAGACGGCGTTGCTATTAGTAACTTGTCTGAAAAAGCACTGGCTAAATTTAGAAATGAACATATTGGCTTTATTTTTCAATTTCACCAATTATTACCAGAATTCACAGCTTTAGAGAATGTTTGTATTCCTGCATTCATAAAAAAAACACCTAGAGCAGAAGCGACTACACGTGCTAAAGAATTACTTGATTTCTTAGGACTTTCACATCGTTATGATCACAAGCCAAACGAATTGTCTGGAGGAGAGCAACAGCGCGTTGCTGTAGCCAGAGCCTTAATCAATAATCCCAGTTTAATTTTTGCCGATGAACCTTCTGGAAACCTAGACAGTGAGAGTGCCGAAAACCTGCACAACCTCTTTTTTAAACTTAGGGACCAATTTGGGCAAACTTTTGTAATCGTTACACATAATGAAGAACTAGCCAATTTAGCAGATAGAAAGCTAACGATGGTAGATGGGAAGATTGTATAG
- a CDS encoding ATP-binding protein yields the protein MISPQIPLNEAERLKAVESYNLIDTLPERDFDNITSLIAALFEVPIALVTLLDVDRNFLKSHYGVPFNDSPRSISFCGHAILTDEDIFIVEDSRKDKRFCDNPLVKDHNAIFYAGAPLVNAEGYKLGTLCVFDTKPRKITELQIKSMVSLASQVVNLFELRKKNKELTETKKILKDKNAELKTFAGTVSHDMKMPLANLIVTSDILKMKYGSKLDKKGLEYLNYLKSASFTLSEYISGLLAHYESDKIEDNYERFDIHQLLEEIVDLLNINLDCEINLPEKNEELFCNRAALEQVFLNLIGNSLKYNDKEEVIITIDCQKKEAFYNFTITDNGVGIPKNKQKEIFDLFTTIGTIDRNGNKGHGIGLSTVQKLIKSLGGNISVSSVEGKSTTFEFSIAAIEH from the coding sequence GTGATAAGTCCTCAAATTCCTCTTAATGAAGCAGAACGTTTAAAAGCAGTAGAAAGCTATAACCTCATAGATACGCTTCCGGAAAGAGATTTTGATAATATTACGTCTCTTATTGCGGCACTATTTGAAGTTCCAATAGCTTTAGTCACCTTATTAGACGTAGATAGAAACTTTTTAAAATCTCATTATGGTGTTCCCTTTAACGATTCACCTAGAAGCATTTCATTTTGTGGACATGCGATTTTAACCGATGAAGATATATTTATTGTTGAAGATTCACGTAAAGATAAACGGTTTTGTGATAACCCATTAGTTAAAGATCACAATGCGATTTTTTATGCTGGCGCTCCTTTAGTGAATGCTGAAGGTTATAAACTGGGAACTCTTTGTGTATTCGACACTAAACCGAGAAAAATTACAGAGCTACAAATAAAATCCATGGTTTCTTTAGCCAGTCAGGTGGTTAATTTATTCGAATTACGAAAAAAGAACAAAGAGCTTACCGAGACGAAAAAAATTCTTAAGGATAAAAATGCAGAATTAAAAACCTTTGCTGGTACAGTATCGCACGACATGAAAATGCCTTTAGCAAATCTAATTGTGACTTCAGATATTTTAAAGATGAAATACGGTTCAAAATTAGATAAAAAAGGCCTGGAATATCTTAATTATTTAAAAAGTGCCTCTTTTACTTTAAGTGAGTATATAAGCGGGTTATTGGCACATTATGAAAGTGATAAGATTGAAGATAATTACGAGCGTTTCGATATACATCAATTATTAGAGGAGATTGTTGATTTATTAAATATAAACTTAGATTGTGAAATTAATTTACCAGAAAAAAATGAAGAACTCTTTTGCAACCGTGCAGCATTAGAACAGGTTTTTTTAAATCTTATAGGTAATAGTCTAAAATACAATGATAAAGAGGAAGTTATTATAACTATAGACTGCCAGAAAAAAGAGGCCTTTTATAATTTTACCATTACAGATAATGGTGTTGGCATTCCCAAAAACAAGCAAAAAGAGATTTTTGATTTATTTACTACTATTGGCACTATAGATAGAAATGGTAACAAAGGACATGGTATTGGTTTATCAACAGTACAAAAATTAATAAAATCATTGGGAGGTAATATTTCTGTATCTTCAGTAGAAGGGAAAAGCACCACCTTTGAATTTTCAATAGCCGCAATAGAACATTAA
- the msrA gene encoding peptide-methionine (S)-S-oxide reductase MsrA: MENKNLEIATFAGGCFWCTEAVFNRVEGVEQVISGYTGGQIKNPAYREITTGRTGHAEGIQLHYNPEVISYVELLEIFFATHDPTTLNRQGHDIGTQYRSAIFYASETQKNQAEAFIAHLDGEQVFNSEIVTEVTPLDAFYTAGKEHQAFYERNTDASYCQFVIHPKIKKLATFYSDKLKTIKK; encoded by the coding sequence ATGGAAAATAAAAATTTAGAAATCGCCACATTCGCTGGTGGCTGCTTTTGGTGTACAGAAGCCGTTTTTAATAGGGTAGAAGGAGTGGAGCAAGTTATTTCTGGGTATACTGGCGGACAAATAAAAAATCCAGCGTATCGCGAAATTACGACAGGACGTACGGGACATGCTGAAGGGATTCAGCTGCATTATAACCCTGAGGTCATATCCTATGTAGAATTATTGGAAATTTTCTTCGCGACACACGACCCGACAACCTTAAATAGACAAGGTCACGATATTGGTACGCAATACCGTTCGGCTATTTTCTATGCTTCTGAAACTCAAAAAAATCAAGCAGAAGCCTTTATAGCTCACTTAGATGGTGAACAGGTTTTTAATTCTGAAATAGTAACAGAAGTGACGCCTTTAGATGCATTCTATACAGCCGGAAAAGAACACCAAGCGTTTTATGAGCGAAATACGGATGCCTCTTATTGTCAATTTGTTATTCATCCAAAAATTAAAAAGCTGGCGACATTTTATAGTGATAAATTAAAGACCATCAAAAAATAA
- a CDS encoding substrate-binding domain-containing protein, producing the protein MKTINIGGVPEHFNLAWYLGLKNGEYKGADINFRWKDYFDGTGAMCKGLRNGDIDMAVILTEGIIKDIIEGNKSKIVQVFVESPLIWGIHVASDSPYQTIKDLKGTKAAISRYGSGSHLMAYINAKNNNWDLEKDLDFEVIKNLEGAVEGLTEGSADYFLWEKFTTKPLVDNGTFRRVGNCPSPWPCFVIAVREEFLQSNKDAVKTILDIVNKTTSQFKEIPSIDKMIANRYEQELEDVQEWLSLTHWSQKNISRETVENVQNQLFALNIIHEKWDYEDLVEKL; encoded by the coding sequence ATGAAGACAATTAATATTGGCGGTGTGCCCGAACATTTTAATCTGGCTTGGTACTTAGGACTTAAAAACGGTGAGTACAAAGGAGCAGACATAAATTTTCGTTGGAAAGACTATTTTGATGGTACTGGTGCCATGTGTAAAGGCTTACGTAATGGTGACATAGATATGGCTGTTATTTTAACTGAAGGCATTATCAAAGACATCATTGAAGGAAATAAAAGTAAAATTGTTCAGGTATTTGTAGAATCACCACTTATATGGGGCATTCATGTTGCTAGTGATTCACCATACCAAACCATCAAAGACCTTAAAGGTACAAAAGCAGCCATTAGTCGTTATGGCTCGGGATCTCACTTAATGGCCTACATAAATGCTAAAAATAATAATTGGGATCTAGAAAAAGATCTGGACTTTGAAGTTATAAAAAATTTAGAGGGTGCTGTAGAAGGTTTAACAGAGGGGAGTGCCGATTATTTCCTATGGGAAAAATTTACAACGAAACCTTTGGTCGATAATGGTACCTTTAGACGTGTTGGTAATTGCCCTAGCCCTTGGCCTTGTTTTGTTATTGCCGTTCGTGAGGAATTTTTACAATCGAATAAAGATGCTGTAAAAACAATTTTAGACATTGTAAATAAGACCACTTCGCAGTTTAAGGAGATTCCAAGTATCGATAAAATGATTGCTAATCGTTATGAGCAAGAATTGGAAGACGTGCAGGAATGGTTAAGTTTAACACATTGGTCTCAAAAAAATATTTCTAGAGAAACTGTAGAGAACGTTCAGAATCAATTATTTGCATTAAATATAATTCATGAAAAATGGGACTATGAGGATTTGGTCGAAAAACTTTAG
- the ung gene encoding uracil-DNA glycosylase — translation MIADLHDSWKIHLQSEFEKPYFKALMQFVTSEYDTTQCFPPSQLIFNAFEKCHFDDLKIVVIGQDPYHNSNQANGLCFSVNEGVTHPPSLINIFKEIASDLGTAYPENGNLERWAKQGVFLLNATLTVRAHNPGSHQNRGWETFTDAVIRTISNEKEGVIFLLWGGFAKKKIKLIDEEKHHILTSGHPSPLSANRGYWFGNKHFSETNNILKKKNLKTIAW, via the coding sequence ATGATAGCAGACCTACACGACAGTTGGAAAATACATTTACAATCTGAATTTGAAAAGCCTTATTTTAAAGCGCTTATGCAGTTTGTTACTTCTGAATATGACACGACACAGTGCTTTCCACCAAGCCAACTAATTTTTAATGCGTTCGAAAAATGTCATTTTGATGATTTAAAGATAGTGGTTATTGGGCAAGACCCTTACCATAATAGTAACCAGGCGAATGGTTTGTGTTTTAGTGTAAACGAAGGGGTAACACATCCACCGTCATTAATCAATATTTTTAAGGAAATCGCCAGTGATTTAGGAACCGCTTATCCAGAAAACGGAAATTTAGAACGTTGGGCCAAACAAGGTGTCTTTTTACTCAACGCTACCTTAACGGTTAGAGCACACAATCCAGGAAGTCACCAGAATAGGGGGTGGGAAACTTTTACTGATGCCGTTATTAGAACGATAAGCAATGAAAAAGAAGGTGTTATTTTCTTGCTTTGGGGTGGATTTGCTAAGAAAAAAATAAAACTCATTGATGAAGAAAAACATCATATTTTAACTTCAGGACATCCTTCGCCATTGAGTGCTAATCGCGGGTATTGGTTTGGTAATAAGCATTTTAGTGAAACGAATAACATTTTAAAAAAGAAAAATTTAAAAACAATAGCGTGGTAG
- a CDS encoding DUF5916 domain-containing protein: protein MKQFLFFTIAILLTLSVTAQDKKTYQIQRTDTPPKIDGILDDAAWNDAQVATDFTEFRPEVGDKAPENKTTKVRMTYDDSGIYVSAYCYDDPKDIMRQFTQRDNFGQSDFFGLIFNPNNDAQNNTEFFVFSSGTQADAVESPSIGEDFGWNAVWESSVQLVQDGWIVEIKIPYRALRFTQQEAPVWGVQFHRHYRKTREQMTWNAIDVTKGSIGLYNAELEGIKNITPPTRLSFFPYASALVSSFDGEAETDFAAGLDVKYGITENLTLDATLIPDFSQAGFDNVELNLGPFEQQFSEQRQFFKEGVDLFNKGNLFYSRRVGDAPSGSVNLKSNESVTEYPDKVQLLNAVKVSGRTKKGLGIGFFNAITKKTYADIQVEETKINSVTSLEETYFSRRQELVEPLSNYNIMVLDQQFNKNSSVTLINTNVTRDGDFRDANVTGLLFDLINKKNTYGAIAEVKRSAFNDVPNKESGYTAKLGVGKNSGKIRYSFAYDYADENYDINDLGILFRNNYSNFSADVSYRIFEPTTFFNDMYLGSWFNYNQLANPNTFTGANTGFNFNGQTKKLHNFGINSNWNIGKQYDYFEPRNGFDSYFITEDYAQANTWMSSNYNLFFALDANFGYGRFLDDDRKNFNNWWFGLNPRFKFNDNFLLVLGFDYDDYSADRGYVNGQEIDDRIIFGQRDRVDIEASISGSYNFDSFNALTLSFRNYLSTVTYDNSMYVLQDNGYLKASEIYTKNNISSDPNFSPDINFNTWNLDLSYTWQFAPGSQLTALYRNQIFNFSNNSEAGFFDSIDDLFKQEQRNTFSLRMVYFIDYNDLKNVFKKSSKAI, encoded by the coding sequence ATGAAACAATTTTTGTTTTTCACTATCGCTATTCTATTGACCCTGAGTGTTACAGCTCAAGATAAAAAAACATATCAAATACAACGTACAGATACACCTCCAAAGATCGATGGCATCCTTGATGATGCTGCTTGGAATGACGCTCAAGTTGCTACAGATTTTACTGAATTTAGACCAGAAGTTGGTGATAAAGCACCAGAAAATAAAACGACTAAAGTGCGCATGACTTATGATGACTCGGGTATTTATGTTTCGGCGTATTGCTATGACGACCCCAAAGATATCATGCGTCAATTCACACAAAGAGACAACTTTGGACAATCGGATTTTTTCGGATTAATTTTCAACCCAAATAACGATGCACAAAACAATACTGAATTTTTTGTTTTTAGCTCTGGAACTCAAGCAGATGCTGTGGAAAGCCCTAGTATTGGAGAGGATTTTGGTTGGAATGCGGTTTGGGAAAGTAGTGTTCAATTAGTACAGGATGGTTGGATTGTAGAAATTAAAATCCCATACAGAGCCTTACGTTTTACCCAACAAGAAGCTCCTGTCTGGGGGGTTCAATTTCACAGGCACTATAGAAAAACACGTGAACAAATGACCTGGAATGCTATCGATGTTACCAAAGGAAGCATCGGTTTGTACAATGCAGAATTAGAAGGGATAAAGAACATTACACCACCCACACGATTAAGCTTTTTCCCTTATGCTTCTGCATTAGTAAGCTCTTTTGATGGAGAAGCAGAAACTGATTTTGCTGCTGGATTAGATGTAAAGTATGGCATTACAGAAAACCTAACCTTAGATGCTACTTTAATACCCGATTTTAGTCAGGCAGGTTTTGATAATGTAGAATTGAACTTAGGCCCGTTCGAGCAACAATTCTCCGAACAAAGACAATTTTTTAAAGAAGGTGTAGACCTATTTAATAAAGGCAATTTGTTCTATTCCAGACGTGTTGGTGATGCGCCTTCTGGCAGTGTAAACTTAAAGAGTAATGAATCTGTTACGGAATATCCAGATAAAGTACAGCTCCTAAATGCTGTTAAAGTTTCTGGAAGAACAAAAAAAGGTTTAGGCATTGGTTTTTTTAATGCAATAACCAAAAAAACGTATGCAGACATACAGGTTGAGGAGACCAAAATAAATTCGGTGACTAGTTTAGAAGAAACTTATTTCTCCAGACGACAAGAATTAGTAGAGCCGCTTTCGAACTACAATATCATGGTATTAGACCAACAGTTCAACAAAAACTCCTCTGTCACTTTAATAAATACTAATGTAACAAGAGATGGCGATTTTAGAGATGCTAATGTTACAGGTTTACTCTTTGATTTAATAAACAAGAAAAACACCTATGGCGCTATAGCAGAAGTTAAAAGAAGTGCTTTTAATGATGTACCAAACAAAGAAAGTGGCTATACAGCGAAATTGGGAGTAGGAAAAAACAGTGGGAAAATACGTTATAGTTTTGCTTATGACTACGCAGATGAAAATTATGATATCAATGATTTAGGGATTCTATTTAGAAATAATTACAGTAATTTTTCAGCAGATGTTAGCTATCGTATTTTTGAACCAACCACGTTTTTTAATGACATGTATCTTGGAAGTTGGTTTAATTACAACCAATTAGCAAATCCAAACACGTTTACTGGAGCAAATACAGGGTTTAATTTTAATGGCCAAACCAAAAAATTACATAATTTCGGAATTAATTCAAACTGGAACATCGGTAAACAATACGATTATTTTGAACCAAGAAATGGTTTTGACAGCTATTTTATAACCGAAGATTATGCGCAAGCCAATACCTGGATGTCAAGTAACTACAACTTGTTTTTTGCCTTAGATGCAAACTTTGGTTATGGTCGTTTCTTAGATGATGACAGAAAAAACTTTAACAACTGGTGGTTTGGATTAAACCCAAGATTTAAATTTAACGATAATTTTCTTTTAGTTCTTGGATTTGATTATGATGATTATTCAGCAGACAGAGGTTATGTAAACGGCCAAGAAATTGACGATCGTATTATTTTTGGTCAACGCGATCGTGTTGATATTGAGGCCAGCATTTCTGGGAGCTATAACTTTGATTCTTTTAATGCGTTAACACTAAGTTTTAGAAACTACTTGAGTACGGTTACTTATGACAACAGTATGTATGTGCTTCAAGACAACGGTTATTTAAAAGCATCTGAAATCTATACTAAAAACAACATAAGCAGTGATCCCAATTTCTCACCAGACATTAATTTTAACACCTGGAATTTAGATTTGAGCTATACTTGGCAGTTTGCTCCTGGAAGTCAACTAACCGCATTATATAGAAACCAGATTTTTAATTTTTCTAATAATTCTGAAGCTGGATTCTTTGACAGTATAGACGATTTGTTCAAACAAGAACAACGGAATACATTTTCTTTACGCATGGTGTACTTTATCGATTATAACGATTTAAAAAACGTGTTCAAAAAGAGTTCTAAAGCCATTTAA
- a CDS encoding TIGR02757 family protein, which yields MTKTELKEFLDSKVEQYNTLAFIESDPVQIPHLFSKKEDIEIAGFLSATIAWGNRKSIINNANKMMELLEQAPHDFIINHQDSDLEKLETFVHRTFNGIDFITFVKALQHVYKNHNGLEAVFAKHAETDTLQRTIHEFKRTFFEIEHLQRTQKHVSDPLKNSAAKRINMFLRWMVRNDKRGVDFGIWKSLSPAQLSCPLDVHSGNVARKLGLLKRKQNDGKALAELDNALRQLDPKDPVKYDFALFGLGVFERF from the coding sequence ATGACTAAAACGGAACTTAAAGAATTTCTAGACAGTAAGGTTGAACAATACAATACCTTAGCGTTTATTGAAAGTGATCCTGTACAAATCCCTCACTTATTCAGCAAAAAAGAAGATATTGAAATCGCTGGATTTTTATCGGCCACTATTGCCTGGGGAAACAGAAAAAGCATTATTAATAATGCAAATAAGATGATGGAACTATTAGAACAGGCGCCTCATGATTTTATAATAAACCATCAAGACAGTGATTTGGAAAAACTCGAGACGTTTGTTCATAGAACCTTTAACGGCATTGATTTTATAACCTTTGTAAAAGCACTTCAACACGTGTATAAAAATCATAACGGATTGGAAGCTGTATTTGCAAAACATGCTGAAACGGACACTTTACAAAGGACTATACATGAATTTAAACGCACGTTTTTTGAAATTGAACATCTCCAGCGCACTCAAAAACATGTTAGTGATCCCCTTAAAAATTCAGCAGCAAAACGTATCAATATGTTTTTGCGTTGGATGGTGCGCAACGATAAACGAGGTGTTGATTTTGGGATTTGGAAAAGCCTCTCACCTGCTCAATTATCTTGTCCGTTAGACGTGCATTCTGGAAATGTAGCCCGAAAGCTTGGACTATTAAAACGGAAACAAAATGATGGTAAAGCCCTTGCTGAATTAGACAACGCGTTAAGGCAGCTAGATCCAAAAGATCCAGTTAAATATGATTTTGCACTCTTCGGTTTAGGCGTGTTTGAACGTTTTTAA
- a CDS encoding CDP-alcohol phosphatidyltransferase family protein → MSKLPKAHKFVDVSDYGRPIAKIIAAVLKNTRFTPIHVTIGFIISGIIAIACILYGYYWYAAFFLILKSILDAADGELARLKKTPSYTGRYMDSVADIILNFFILLAVWHITDYNIWVTLMAFFGLQLQGTLYNYYYVILRNKFDGDTTSRIFEDKTPIALKGETQRHVNILFGLYKLLYGAFDKVIYLLDRHAAKGKTVPNWLMTAISTFGLGFQLLIIAVLLVLGYKAVIIPFFIYYSGLILIFIAIRKLMY, encoded by the coding sequence ATGTCAAAATTACCGAAAGCCCACAAATTTGTGGATGTATCAGACTACGGAAGACCGATTGCCAAAATCATTGCAGCAGTATTAAAAAACACAAGATTTACACCTATTCACGTAACTATAGGTTTTATTATCTCGGGAATAATAGCCATCGCCTGTATTCTTTACGGCTATTATTGGTATGCCGCTTTCTTTTTAATTTTAAAATCTATCCTTGATGCAGCAGATGGCGAATTAGCGCGGCTTAAAAAAACACCATCTTATACGGGTCGCTATATGGATTCCGTTGCAGATATTATTCTTAATTTTTTTATATTATTGGCGGTCTGGCACATTACCGATTACAACATTTGGGTCACCCTAATGGCATTTTTTGGGCTCCAATTACAGGGAACACTTTACAATTACTACTATGTGATTTTAAGAAATAAATTCGATGGTGACACAACAAGTCGCATTTTTGAAGACAAAACACCTATAGCCCTGAAAGGAGAAACACAACGCCATGTTAATATTTTGTTTGGTTTATATAAGTTGCTTTATGGCGCTTTTGATAAAGTAATCTATCTTTTAGATCGGCATGCGGCAAAGGGAAAAACGGTTCCAAATTGGTTAATGACTGCTATTTCTACCTTTGGTTTAGGATTTCAATTATTAATTATTGCTGTATTATTAGTATTGGGCTATAAAGCAGTCATCATCCCCTTTTTTATTTACTACTCAGGGCTCATTCTTATATTTATAGCAATAAGAAAGCTCATGTATTAA